A stretch of DNA from Mycobacterium senriense:
CCGGCTGGCCGATGTCTTCGGCGAGCCGGCGCCGTCCACGATCTTGTTGTGGCATGGCGCGCAAACCGATGCCCGCGCCGCCGTCGGCCCACTGGCCGGCATGCTGGGCGGGCGCTCCGCCGTGGTGGTGGCACCGGACTGGAACTCCCATGCCGCTGACGGCGGGCGGGCGGATCTGCTGCGGTCGCTGGAGTTCACCCGCAACCTCGCCACCGATGCCGAGCGCATCCTGCTTGTCGGATGGTCGATGGGCGGGGCCGCCGCGGCGGGCGTGACGCTGAACGCGGCGCAATTCGACTTCGCTCCCGCGCACACGGTCTGCCTCGCCGGAGCGTTCATGGTCCCCGATCCGATCTCCGGTGCGCCGCTGACCGATGGGCTGAACGCCGCCGGCGTCGGTTCGCCGTTCTCGTTGCTGCACGGTCTCGATGATGACGTCGTGCCGGTGGCCGCCAGCCGAGAATTTGCCGCCCGCCTGGAAAGTGTCGGCTGGCCGGTGGAGATGGTCGAACTGGCGGCCGATCACGGGTCGATCGCCGGCGCCGACTACGACGCCCTCGCGGACCGCTACGAACCGGCGAAGGACGGACCGGCCCGGATCGTGGCGCAACAGGTCGCCGACCGGATCGCGGCGATGCTGGGCGGTTGAGCGGTCCCAGTAGGGGCGCGTGCGCCTGGTTGCGGTACGAATGACGGGTGGCTGAGCCGACCATCCTGCTGCTGTCGACATCCGATACCGACCTGATCAGCGCCCGTTCCAGCGGGAAGAACTATCGGTGGGCCAATCCGTCGCGACTGTCGGAAGACGAACTGCCCGACCTGCTGGCCGACGCCGCCATCGTGGTGGTGCGGATCCTCGGCGGCTACCGCGCATGGCAGAGCGGCATCGACACGGTGATCGCCAGTGGGGTGCCCACGGTGTTGGTCAGCGGCGAGCAGGCCGCCGACGCCGAATTGACCGGCCTGTCCACGCTGGCCGCGGGCATCGCGGTGCAGGCGCACATCTACCTGGCCCACGGCGGCGTGGACAACCTGCGCCAGCTGCACGCCTTCCTCTCGGACACCGTGTTGATGACCGGGTTCGGATTCACCCCGCCGGTCGTGACCCCGACGTGGGGGGATCTGCCGCGGCCGCACGCAATTGATGCCGACGGCCCGACGATCGCCGTGTTGTACTACCGCGCGCAGCACCTGGCCGGCAACACCGGCTACGTCGAGGCGCTGTGCCGGGCCATCGAGGACGCCGGCGCGCGGGCGATGCCGGTCTACTGCGCGTCCCTGCGCACCGCCGAACCCGAACTGCTGCAACGGCTGGGCGACGCCGACGCCATGGTGGTCACCGTCCTCGCCGCCGGGGGACTGCGACCTGCTGAGGCCGCCGCCGGCGGTGCCGATGACAGCTGGAACGTCGAACACCTTGCCGCGCTAGATATCCCGATCCTGCAGGGGCTGTGCCTGACCAGCCCGCGCGCCCAATGGCGCGCGAACGACGACGGACTGAGCCCGCTCGACGTGGCCAGTCAAGTGGCCGTGCCCGAGTTCGACGGCCGTATCATCACTGTGCCGTTCTCCTTCAAAGAGATTGACGACGACGGCCTGATCTCTTACGTCGCCGACGCGGAGCGCTGCGCCCGAGTCGCGGGCTTGGCGGTCCGCCACGCGCGGCTGCGCCAAGTCGCCCCGGCGGACAAGCGGGTGGCCCTGGTGTTCTCGGCCTATCCCACCAAGCACGCCCGCATCGGTAACGCGGTCGGGTTGGACACGCCGGCGAGCGCCGTCGCGCTGCTGCAGGCGATGCGCGAGCACGGCTACCGGGTGGGTGAGCTGCCGGGCGTCGAGGCCAACGACGGCGACGCCC
This window harbors:
- a CDS encoding alpha/beta hydrolase, producing the protein MRTVEYAPGRLADVFGEPAPSTILLWHGAQTDARAAVGPLAGMLGGRSAVVVAPDWNSHAADGGRADLLRSLEFTRNLATDAERILLVGWSMGGAAAAGVTLNAAQFDFAPAHTVCLAGAFMVPDPISGAPLTDGLNAAGVGSPFSLLHGLDDDVVPVAASREFAARLESVGWPVEMVELAADHGSIAGADYDALADRYEPAKDGPARIVAQQVADRIAAMLGG